A single genomic interval of Trinickia acidisoli harbors:
- a CDS encoding EAL domain-containing protein, which yields MHTLRAQPSPADLASSTWLEVGEETEWWVRSGVAPDITLCSSFQPIFSLRSGNVAGTEALLRAYLNDGAQISPPAMFAQRSMDEAVSLDQRCHRTHLHNAASVLCSGEQLFLNFRPETLLVAGYASELVQTVKRASLAPGQVVIEVVEAGGSLHQLADAVVEFRNSGFQIALDDFGVGLSNIDRLVQLQPDVVKLDRSLLTFAMRNSRAAAVFLKLVALLREAGSAVVVEGVETQADLDFAAMVEADMVQGFYLARPASLRMPYGHASTVIDNVWFVARSFRRARRRNMEESKIVRDGAACQ from the coding sequence ATGCATACCCTGCGCGCGCAGCCGTCCCCAGCAGACCTCGCAAGCTCGACATGGCTTGAGGTCGGCGAGGAAACGGAATGGTGGGTCAGAAGTGGAGTTGCGCCGGACATCACGTTGTGTTCGTCCTTTCAGCCGATCTTTAGTCTACGTTCCGGTAATGTGGCAGGGACGGAAGCCTTACTCAGGGCGTATCTCAATGATGGGGCGCAAATTTCACCGCCGGCAATGTTCGCCCAACGTTCCATGGACGAAGCCGTTTCGCTCGACCAGCGTTGCCATCGCACGCATCTGCATAACGCCGCCAGCGTGCTCTGCAGCGGCGAACAACTTTTTCTCAATTTCAGACCCGAGACGCTGCTCGTGGCCGGCTACGCTAGCGAGCTCGTTCAAACGGTGAAGCGAGCCAGCCTGGCACCGGGGCAGGTCGTCATAGAAGTGGTCGAGGCTGGCGGTTCATTGCATCAGCTTGCTGATGCGGTAGTGGAATTTCGTAATAGTGGTTTTCAGATTGCGCTCGACGATTTCGGTGTCGGCCTGTCTAACATAGACAGGCTGGTCCAGCTTCAGCCGGATGTTGTGAAACTGGATCGCTCGCTGCTTACGTTTGCAATGCGCAATTCGCGGGCAGCAGCGGTGTTTTTGAAACTCGTTGCCCTGCTGCGCGAGGCGGGGAGTGCTGTGGTTGTGGAAGGGGTTGAAACGCAGGCTGATTTGGATTTTGCCGCCATGGTTGAAGCCGATATGGTACAGGGCTTCTATCTTGCTCGGCCCGCGTCACTTCGAATGCCGTACGGCCATGCTAGCACCGTGATCGATAACGTGTGGTTTGTAGCGCGCTCGTTTCGACGTGCACGTAGACGGAATATGGAAGAGTCCAAAATTGTCCGTGACGGTGCGGCCTGCCAGTAA
- a CDS encoding class I SAM-dependent methyltransferase → MNSKIQIDPVVSFRNSQREQVRGTIINLRRNSLVMEIYNPYSIVQVSEVLSDLTVRIGTRNAYLGKAVVISLVNTGLTAVASLTLIDEWRDLADLPSGGKSVGREAELFVSDWDARFSIRRDYQIVVNEMRAFLAEVSRWVEQVDLTEDLPKEDGRLRVDVFRELAEPIMLKVKSYLGGLEEEAARVDSEIAPVHRNYAQMALHPLLLRAPFVYRTFTKPLGYAGDYEMVNQILGDPQQGPTTYFQIVNSAFLMAPVATAHRNRINILVDFLTRQADAANAAGRPFRILNVGCGPACEIQRFVREYVRPELLLFQLVDFSKETLSFTKDSIERFASHEGCKVSAEFVCQSVHELLKRRLGPDPDLREFDAVYCAGLFDYLSDKVCARLLAYFAARTRPGGQVLVTNVHSSNPQKYGMEHLLEWYLIYRDEAGMNALLPANCVERNLYVDETGVNVFVEATIK, encoded by the coding sequence GTGAACTCGAAGATCCAAATCGACCCGGTAGTCAGCTTCCGCAATTCGCAACGCGAGCAAGTGCGGGGCACCATCATTAATCTCCGGAGAAATTCTCTGGTGATGGAGATTTACAATCCTTACTCGATCGTTCAGGTGAGTGAAGTGCTGAGTGATCTGACTGTTCGCATAGGCACTAGAAACGCATATCTGGGCAAGGCTGTGGTCATTAGCCTTGTGAACACCGGCCTCACTGCCGTAGCTTCTCTGACACTCATCGACGAATGGCGGGACTTGGCCGATCTTCCCAGCGGAGGAAAGTCGGTTGGCCGCGAAGCAGAGCTATTTGTCAGTGATTGGGACGCGCGTTTTAGCATACGCCGAGATTATCAGATCGTGGTAAATGAAATGCGTGCATTTCTAGCGGAAGTTTCGCGCTGGGTCGAGCAAGTTGATCTGACCGAAGATCTTCCGAAGGAAGACGGACGGCTGCGGGTGGATGTGTTCCGCGAACTTGCAGAGCCGATCATGTTAAAGGTCAAATCTTACCTCGGAGGGCTCGAGGAAGAGGCCGCAAGGGTTGATTCTGAAATCGCGCCCGTGCATCGTAACTATGCTCAAATGGCACTGCACCCTTTACTGCTGCGCGCACCTTTTGTGTATAGAACCTTCACTAAACCACTTGGTTATGCAGGTGACTACGAAATGGTCAACCAGATCCTGGGTGACCCGCAGCAAGGCCCCACCACGTACTTTCAAATTGTCAATAGTGCCTTTTTGATGGCACCCGTTGCCACCGCACATCGAAATCGGATCAATATTTTGGTCGATTTCTTGACGCGCCAGGCCGATGCGGCAAACGCCGCAGGTAGGCCGTTTCGCATTCTCAATGTCGGGTGTGGGCCGGCCTGTGAAATCCAGCGCTTCGTGCGTGAATATGTCAGGCCTGAGCTACTGTTATTTCAGTTGGTGGACTTCAGCAAGGAAACGCTATCGTTTACAAAGGACTCGATCGAACGATTCGCCAGTCATGAGGGCTGCAAAGTGTCGGCCGAATTCGTGTGTCAATCCGTGCACGAATTACTTAAGCGAAGGCTTGGTCCGGATCCTGATTTGCGAGAGTTCGACGCGGTGTACTGTGCTGGCCTGTTCGACTATCTCTCGGATAAGGTGTGTGCACGGCTACTTGCCTATTTTGCGGCACGTACGCGACCCGGAGGTCAAGTGCTGGTCACTAACGTTCATTCGTCTAATCCCCAGAAATACGGGATGGAGCATTTGCTCGAGTGGTACCTGATCTACCGGGATGAGGCGGGTATGAACGCCTTGCTGCCGGCGAACTGTGTGGAACGCAATCTTTACGTCGACG
- a CDS encoding DEAD/DEAH box helicase: protein MSIQYDRKQITAWLDSHTVIKAHDYAHAVSHLQWQDGDTLTGKVQGNRSHPYEVRIWFNDIDEDIWIESECTCPVGGHCKHVAALLIAGLAHLPKQAVTGVRPELVGWLEGFRARHLGATPGSKKASARSSHALAYVITGTYQGCPQLVLYKSRVAADGTIRSLDDAWHNIENALVKPPKFVSEEDLPILRGLWLGRSRNAFSGQLGLQGTNGAALLEKLIATGRAFVSPTVSTMHSGQPSPLRGGSARPGRIAWHTLPDTRVRPSLQTEPDATLLITATEPCWYLDAMAGEAGPIELAWPASNIADVLSIPAITLDEAPLVGKVLREVVPDLPLPPAYDQSTVRVIESPPVPVLLLDTFPAWNSNWSSTNVHNALDFATLHFDYEGERVSAQGDTTLIRLGAHRELMQIQRDAVGEKRHLTELQRAGLCAIPSGQAQGPRAFPAGMLAPSRENNWPSFMKHTLPALREKGWQVEMSAEFRHNVIEVDVIEGSLRQSDEGWFDVEMGITVNGERVRIEPLLADLFARDARWLSGQLNTIADDEGIELKTARNERLRLPAGRLKPIVRVLIDLLEHVGSGMQISEWDTARLAALDDTGRWQFHGNASIRQLAQHLMAGPGVTEVPVPQGLQAELRDYQRQGLAWMQFLREHNLSGVLADDMGLGKTVQTLAHILAEKEAGRLTQPALIVVPTTLVHNWCDEAQRFAPALRVLNLHGAQRHTRFDEIAEHDLILTTYALAWRDEEMLAQHPYHLLILDEAQYVKNVTTKAAATIRSLRTKHRLCLTGTPLENHLGELWAQFDFLLPGFLGSRDDFTRRWRTPIEKSGDTVRRELLARRIRPFMLRRRKNEVATELPPKTIIVRTVDLEGTQRDLYEAVRATMQKKVRDAIAVNGLARSHLIVLDALLKLRQVCCDPRLLKTTQATRVKESAKLALLLEMLPELIEEGRRILLFSQFTSMLDLIAAALDNAQIPYVVLTGETTDRAAPIRRFQQGEVPLFLISLKAGGVGLNLTAADTVIHYDPWWNPAVENQATDRAHRLGQDKPVFVYKLITAGSVEEKIVVMQQQKAALADAILSNDAASTAKFSAGDLEALFEPIPSALAHAPATQLRSHARIST from the coding sequence ATGAGCATCCAATACGATCGCAAACAAATCACAGCGTGGTTGGACTCCCACACGGTCATCAAGGCCCACGACTACGCACATGCCGTCTCACATCTACAGTGGCAGGACGGCGATACGCTAACCGGAAAGGTTCAGGGTAACCGTTCACACCCCTATGAGGTGCGGATCTGGTTCAACGACATCGATGAGGACATCTGGATCGAGAGCGAATGCACCTGTCCGGTCGGCGGCCATTGCAAGCACGTGGCTGCTCTCCTGATCGCGGGCCTCGCCCACCTACCCAAACAAGCCGTCACCGGCGTGCGCCCCGAACTGGTAGGCTGGCTCGAGGGTTTTCGGGCCAGGCATCTGGGCGCGACTCCAGGCAGCAAAAAGGCAAGTGCAAGGTCATCCCATGCGCTTGCCTATGTGATCACCGGCACGTATCAGGGCTGCCCGCAGCTTGTATTGTACAAATCGCGCGTGGCCGCTGACGGCACGATCCGCTCGCTCGATGATGCGTGGCACAACATCGAGAATGCGCTCGTTAAGCCGCCGAAATTTGTGAGCGAAGAAGATTTGCCGATCCTGCGCGGACTGTGGCTCGGGCGCTCGCGCAACGCATTTTCCGGTCAGCTTGGCCTGCAAGGCACCAACGGTGCCGCTCTTCTCGAAAAACTCATTGCCACCGGCCGCGCCTTTGTTTCGCCCACGGTCAGTACCATGCATTCTGGACAACCGAGCCCCCTGCGCGGCGGATCGGCTCGCCCTGGACGCATTGCGTGGCACACGCTACCCGACACAAGAGTGCGTCCATCCTTGCAAACCGAACCTGATGCCACGTTACTCATCACGGCAACCGAGCCCTGCTGGTATCTGGATGCCATGGCGGGCGAAGCCGGCCCCATCGAGTTAGCCTGGCCTGCCTCAAATATCGCCGACGTCCTTTCGATACCCGCCATCACCCTTGACGAAGCTCCGCTCGTGGGCAAGGTGCTGCGCGAAGTGGTGCCAGACTTACCGCTGCCGCCAGCGTATGACCAATCGACCGTACGCGTCATCGAATCCCCGCCTGTGCCTGTGCTCCTGCTCGATACATTCCCAGCGTGGAACTCAAACTGGTCGTCGACGAACGTTCATAATGCACTGGATTTCGCGACCCTCCACTTTGATTACGAGGGCGAACGTGTCTCCGCGCAGGGAGACACGACGCTCATCCGTCTCGGCGCGCACCGCGAACTTATGCAGATCCAGCGCGATGCCGTCGGCGAGAAGCGTCACCTGACAGAATTGCAGCGCGCCGGACTATGCGCGATTCCTTCCGGTCAAGCCCAAGGTCCCCGCGCTTTCCCGGCAGGCATGCTCGCACCGTCCAGGGAAAATAACTGGCCGAGCTTCATGAAGCACACGCTGCCAGCGTTGCGCGAGAAAGGCTGGCAGGTCGAGATGTCAGCCGAATTCCGTCACAACGTGATCGAGGTCGACGTAATCGAGGGCAGCCTGCGGCAGTCGGATGAAGGCTGGTTCGATGTCGAGATGGGTATTACGGTCAACGGCGAGAGGGTGCGTATCGAGCCGCTGCTGGCCGACCTCTTTGCGCGCGATGCGCGCTGGCTTTCCGGGCAGTTGAACACCATCGCCGATGATGAAGGTATTGAACTGAAAACCGCACGCAACGAGCGGCTGCGTCTACCAGCCGGACGCCTGAAGCCAATTGTGCGCGTACTGATCGACCTGCTCGAGCATGTCGGCAGCGGCATGCAAATCTCCGAGTGGGACACCGCACGCCTCGCGGCGCTCGATGATACCGGCCGCTGGCAGTTTCATGGCAACGCGTCGATTCGCCAACTCGCACAGCATCTGATGGCCGGCCCCGGTGTCACCGAGGTGCCTGTGCCGCAAGGGCTGCAGGCTGAACTACGCGACTATCAGCGTCAGGGGCTCGCCTGGATGCAGTTCCTGCGCGAACACAACCTCTCGGGCGTGCTGGCCGATGACATGGGACTCGGCAAGACGGTGCAGACCCTCGCACATATCCTCGCCGAAAAGGAGGCGGGGCGACTCACCCAACCCGCGCTTATCGTCGTGCCCACCACGCTTGTGCATAACTGGTGCGACGAAGCGCAACGCTTCGCGCCGGCGTTGCGCGTACTCAACCTGCATGGTGCACAACGCCATACGCGATTTGATGAGATCGCAGAACACGATCTCATTCTCACCACCTATGCGCTCGCCTGGCGCGACGAGGAAATGCTCGCTCAGCACCCGTATCATCTGCTGATCCTCGACGAGGCCCAGTACGTCAAGAACGTGACCACCAAAGCGGCCGCCACCATCCGCTCCCTGCGGACAAAGCACCGTCTATGCCTGACCGGCACGCCGCTGGAGAATCACCTGGGCGAGCTGTGGGCACAGTTCGACTTCTTGCTGCCCGGGTTTCTCGGCTCTCGTGACGATTTCACGCGACGCTGGCGCACCCCGATCGAAAAGAGCGGCGATACGGTGCGGCGCGAACTGCTTGCTCGGCGCATCCGTCCCTTCATGCTGCGTCGACGTAAGAACGAGGTCGCCACTGAACTGCCACCCAAGACGATCATCGTTCGTACCGTCGACCTCGAAGGCACACAGCGTGATCTCTACGAGGCTGTGCGCGCCACGATGCAGAAGAAGGTTCGCGATGCGATCGCCGTCAATGGTCTCGCACGCAGCCATCTAATCGTGCTCGACGCGTTGCTTAAGCTCCGGCAGGTTTGCTGCGATCCGAGGTTGCTCAAAACCACGCAAGCCACTCGGGTGAAGGAATCGGCCAAACTTGCGCTATTGCTTGAGATGCTGCCCGAGCTCATCGAGGAAGGCCGCCGCATCCTGCTCTTTTCGCAGTTCACCAGCATGCTCGATCTCATCGCAGCCGCGCTCGATAATGCACAGATTCCATACGTCGTCTTGACCGGCGAGACGACCGATCGTGCCGCCCCAATCCGACGCTTCCAGCAGGGTGAAGTGCCGCTTTTCCTCATCAGCCTAAAGGCCGGAGGCGTGGGGTTGAACCTCACTGCGGCCGACACTGTCATTCACTACGATCCGTGGTGGAATCCAGCCGTGGAAAACCAAGCTACCGATCGCGCGCACCGGCTCGGGCAGGACAAGCCCGTGTTCGTCTACAAGCTGATCACCGCGGGCAGTGTGGAGGAGAAAATCGTCGTCATGCAGCAGCAGAAGGCCGCGCTTGCCGACGCGATTCTCTCCAACGATGCCGCCAGCACAGCCAAGTTCTCGGCCGGCGATCTCGAAGCGTTGTTTGAGCCCATTCCGAGCGCTCTCGCACATGCACCGGCCACCCAACTACGCTCGCATGCCCGAATCAGCACGTAG